The Mesorhizobium loti genome includes a region encoding these proteins:
- the nusG gene encoding transcription termination/antitermination protein NusG — translation MTARWYIVHAYSNFEKKVAEDIENKAKQKGLSADIHQIVVPTEKVVEVRRGRKVDAERKFFPGYVLLKANLTDAVFSLVKNTPKVTGFLGDSKPVPITEAEAQRILNQVQEGVERPKPSVTFEIGEAIRVSDGPFASFNGFVQEVDEERARLKVEVSIFGRAVPVDLEFGQVEKG, via the coding sequence ATGACCGCGCGCTGGTACATCGTCCACGCCTATTCGAACTTTGAAAAGAAGGTCGCAGAGGATATCGAGAACAAGGCCAAGCAGAAGGGTCTGTCCGCCGATATCCATCAGATCGTGGTTCCGACCGAGAAGGTCGTCGAAGTCCGTCGCGGCCGCAAGGTCGATGCCGAGCGCAAGTTCTTCCCGGGCTATGTGCTCTTGAAGGCCAACCTGACCGACGCTGTGTTCTCGCTGGTCAAGAACACGCCGAAGGTCACAGGCTTCCTGGGTGACTCCAAGCCGGTGCCGATCACCGAGGCGGAAGCGCAGCGCATCCTGAACCAGGTGCAGGAAGGCGTCGAGCGGCCCAAGCCCTCGGTCACGTTCGAGATCGGCGAAGCGATCCGCGTTTCGGATGGTCCCTTCGCGTCGTTCAACGGTTTCGTCCAGGAAGTGGACGAGGAGCGGGCGCGGCTCAAGGTGGAAGTTTCGATCTTCGGGCGCGCCGTGCCTGTCGATCTGGAATTCGGACAGGTCGAAAAGGGCTGA
- the secE gene encoding preprotein translocase subunit SecE, whose product MASKTTNPFVFLQQVRAETAKVTWPSRRETMISTVMVLAFAVIAMIFFFTADQLMGLAVEQILGIGR is encoded by the coding sequence ATGGCTTCGAAAACCACAAATCCTTTCGTCTTTCTCCAGCAGGTCCGCGCGGAGACCGCCAAGGTGACTTGGCCGTCGCGGCGCGAAACGATGATCTCGACGGTGATGGTTCTGGCCTTCGCAGTGATCGCGATGATCTTTTTCTTCACCGCTGATCAGCTCATGGGCCTTGCGGTCGAACAGATTCTGGGCATCGGACGCTAA
- a CDS encoding globin, producing MSQDIPTLYEWAGGSEALNRLTQTFYDKVAQDPIVGPVFKTMSPDHPAHVAAFIGEVFGGPKTYSEQFGGHREMVMHHLGKHLSEEQRRRWIDLLADAADAVGLPDDPEFRSAFMGYVEWGSRLAKMNSNLGETCDPETEPMPAWGWGVPGGPYRVPDAK from the coding sequence ATGAGCCAGGATATCCCGACACTCTACGAGTGGGCCGGCGGCAGCGAGGCCTTGAACCGGCTGACCCAGACTTTCTATGACAAGGTGGCGCAGGATCCGATCGTCGGGCCGGTGTTCAAGACCATGTCGCCGGATCATCCCGCCCATGTCGCGGCCTTCATCGGCGAGGTTTTCGGCGGACCAAAAACCTACAGCGAGCAATTTGGCGGCCACCGCGAGATGGTCATGCACCATCTGGGCAAGCATCTGAGCGAGGAGCAGCGCCGCCGCTGGATCGACCTCCTGGCCGATGCCGCCGACGCGGTCGGCCTGCCCGACGATCCGGAATTCCGTTCGGCCTTCATGGGCTATGTCGAATGGGGATCGCGGCTGGCCAAGATGAATTCCAATCTCGGCGAGACCTGCGATCCCGAGACGGAACCGATGCCGGCCTGGGGCTGGGGCGTGCCGGGCGGCCCCTATCGAGTGCCGGACGCCAAATAG
- the tuf gene encoding elongation factor Tu, whose product MAKGKFERNKPHVNIGTIGHVDHGKTSLTAAITKYFGEYKRYDQIDAAPEEKARGITISTAHVEYETANRHYAHVDCPGHADYVKNMITGAAQMDGAILVVSAADGPMPQTREHILLARQVGVPSIVVFLNKVDQVDDAELLELVELEVRELLTKNEFPGDDIPIVKGSALAALEDSDKKIGEDAIRELMAAVDAYIPTPVRPLDKPFLMPIEDVFSISGRGTVVTGRVERGIVKVGEELEIIGIRPTTKTTCTGVEMFRKLLDQGQAGDNIGALLRGVDREGVERGQVLAKPGTVKPHKKFVAEAYILTKDEGGRHTPFFTNYRPQFYFRTTDVTGIVSLPEGTEMVMPGDNITVDVELIVPIAMEEKLRFAIREGGRTVGAGIVVTIKE is encoded by the coding sequence ATGGCAAAAGGTAAATTCGAGCGTAACAAGCCTCACGTGAACATCGGCACGATTGGCCACGTCGACCATGGCAAGACGTCGCTGACGGCGGCGATCACCAAGTATTTTGGCGAATACAAGCGCTACGACCAGATCGACGCTGCCCCTGAAGAAAAGGCGCGCGGCATCACGATCTCGACGGCGCACGTCGAATACGAGACGGCCAACCGCCACTACGCTCACGTCGACTGCCCCGGCCACGCCGACTATGTGAAGAACATGATCACCGGCGCCGCGCAGATGGACGGCGCGATCCTGGTCGTCTCGGCTGCCGACGGCCCGATGCCGCAGACCCGCGAGCACATCCTGCTCGCCCGTCAGGTCGGCGTGCCGTCGATCGTTGTGTTTTTGAACAAGGTCGACCAGGTCGACGACGCCGAGCTGCTCGAACTGGTCGAGCTCGAGGTTCGCGAGCTTCTGACCAAGAACGAGTTCCCCGGCGACGACATTCCGATCGTCAAGGGTTCGGCTCTGGCTGCCTTGGAAGATTCGGACAAGAAGATCGGTGAAGACGCGATCCGCGAGCTGATGGCTGCGGTCGATGCCTACATCCCGACGCCGGTTCGTCCGCTCGACAAGCCGTTCCTGATGCCGATCGAAGACGTGTTCTCGATCTCGGGCCGCGGCACGGTCGTGACCGGTCGCGTCGAGCGCGGCATTGTCAAGGTCGGCGAGGAACTCGAGATCATCGGCATCCGTCCGACGACCAAGACGACCTGCACGGGCGTCGAGATGTTCCGCAAGCTGCTCGATCAGGGCCAGGCTGGCGACAACATCGGCGCGCTGCTGCGCGGCGTTGATCGTGAAGGTGTCGAGCGCGGCCAGGTTCTGGCCAAGCCCGGCACGGTGAAGCCGCACAAGAAGTTCGTGGCTGAAGCCTACATCCTGACCAAGGACGAAGGTGGCCGTCACACGCCGTTCTTCACCAACTACCGTCCGCAGTTCTACTTCCGCACGACGGACGTGACCGGCATCGTGTCGCTGCCGGAAGGCACCGAGATGGTGATGCCGGGCGACAACATCACGGTCGATGTCGAGCTGATCGTGCCGATCGCCATGGAAGAGAAGCTGCGCTTCGCTATCCGTGAAGGCGGCCGCACCGTCGGTGCCGGCATCGTCGTCACCATCAAGGAATAA
- a CDS encoding DMT family transporter produces the protein MHFIPASIRGPLFMIVSTGSYLVNDTMMKLATAGLPSYEVLFLRGVAAALWGFPLLFALGYGKQIPLIFDGQVLRRNLLEMAAILCYVVALANMQIADSTALGQITPLLMLVGSSILFGERIGGQRMALIGLGFIGALMVAQPTMQGISVYALLALGNAALAAARDLAGRRVAAEVPGMIVAISAVVVVLIGAGAAHLVSERWVMPGTHHLLLIAGAGFFLIFGHFFIFMAYRVGPTSAVAPFYYSFTVWAVISGLLVFGQFPNTLAVCGILLVVSSGLTIVSLDQRQRRLAVVA, from the coding sequence ATGCATTTCATCCCTGCCTCCATCCGCGGCCCGCTGTTCATGATCGTTTCGACGGGGTCGTATCTCGTCAACGACACGATGATGAAACTCGCGACGGCAGGCCTGCCATCCTATGAAGTGCTGTTTCTGCGCGGCGTGGCGGCAGCGCTCTGGGGCTTCCCGCTGTTGTTCGCGTTGGGCTACGGCAAGCAGATCCCGCTGATCTTCGACGGCCAAGTGCTACGCAGGAACCTGCTCGAGATGGCGGCGATCCTTTGTTATGTCGTCGCACTCGCCAACATGCAGATCGCCGATTCCACCGCGCTCGGACAGATCACGCCGCTGTTGATGCTGGTCGGCTCCTCGATCCTGTTTGGCGAGCGGATCGGCGGCCAGCGCATGGCGCTGATCGGGCTCGGCTTCATCGGCGCCCTGATGGTGGCGCAGCCGACCATGCAAGGCATTTCGGTCTACGCGCTGCTGGCGCTCGGCAACGCAGCACTTGCGGCGGCGCGCGATCTTGCCGGCAGGCGGGTCGCGGCCGAGGTGCCGGGGATGATCGTGGCGATTTCCGCCGTCGTGGTGGTGCTGATCGGCGCCGGTGCCGCGCATCTGGTTTCCGAGCGCTGGGTCATGCCCGGGACGCACCACCTGCTTTTGATTGCCGGTGCTGGATTTTTCCTGATCTTCGGCCACTTCTTCATCTTCATGGCCTATCGCGTCGGACCGACCAGCGCCGTGGCACCGTTCTACTATAGCTTCACCGTCTGGGCGGTCATTTCAGGCCTTTTGGTGTTCGGGCAATTCCCCAACACGCTGGCGGTCTGCGGCATCCTGCTGGTTGTCAGCAGCGGGCTGACCATCGTCTCGCTGGATCAGCGTCAGCGCCGGCTGGCCGTCGTCGCCTAA
- a CDS encoding GlsB/YeaQ/YmgE family stress response membrane protein, whose product MGIISWIILGVVAGFIGSKIVNKTGQGMIMDIVLGIVGAIVGGLIFSAFGASGVTGLNIYSLIVAVVGAVVVLWAYHQFSARRTL is encoded by the coding sequence ATGGGTATCATCAGCTGGATCATTCTCGGCGTGGTCGCCGGCTTCATCGGCAGCAAGATCGTCAACAAGACCGGCCAGGGCATGATCATGGATATCGTGCTCGGCATCGTCGGCGCCATTGTCGGCGGCCTGATCTTCAGCGCCTTCGGCGCGTCAGGCGTCACCGGCCTCAACATCTACAGCCTGATTGTCGCGGTGGTTGGCGCGGTGGTCGTCCTGTGGGCCTACCATCAGTTCAGCGCAAGGCGGACGCTTTAG
- a CDS encoding YidB family protein, producing the protein MGLFDNAVPGGNITKPLMIALGALLVGKMLSGRNAEQPEQSPSPAPTGPAPTETTSADGGLVGGLGGLLDKLRNAGHGNAADSWVGTGQNQSINPNDLGTAIGPQIIREIAQRTGMDEQELLKQLSTALPGIVDKLTPNGQVPQQHQVASAFNS; encoded by the coding sequence ATGGGACTTTTTGACAATGCCGTTCCCGGCGGCAACATCACCAAACCACTGATGATCGCGCTCGGCGCATTGCTGGTCGGAAAAATGCTGAGCGGCAGAAATGCCGAACAGCCCGAGCAGTCTCCCTCTCCTGCTCCGACCGGCCCCGCTCCGACGGAAACCACGTCCGCCGATGGCGGCCTGGTCGGCGGATTGGGCGGCCTGCTCGACAAGCTCAGAAATGCCGGCCACGGCAATGCCGCGGACTCCTGGGTCGGCACCGGGCAGAACCAGTCGATCAACCCCAATGATCTCGGCACCGCAATCGGCCCGCAGATCATTCGCGAGATCGCGCAACGGACCGGAATGGACGAGCAGGAACTGCTCAAGCAACTGTCCACGGCCCTGCCCGGCATCGTCGACAAGCTGACGCCGAACGGCCAGGTGCCGCAGCAGCACCAGGTCGCATCCGCGTTCAACAGCTAG
- a CDS encoding type II toxin-antitoxin system prevent-host-death family antitoxin yields the protein MSVISSVEFQRNLGRYQDKALAEPVTITKNGRERLVLLSVDEYQRLKRHRDDASARPDNANPPALGNRLQFSAKSQVLTEPLKESLSPYFHSIKSAFVYGSIAKGTDTERSDIDLMVVGDNLNFSELYSAAQNAELKLGRKVSPTFLSPQEWQRKASQKGSFVRRISTLPKIFLIGSEKELQAWASKNSTTS from the coding sequence ATGTCGGTGATTAGCTCCGTAGAATTTCAGCGCAATCTGGGACGCTATCAAGATAAGGCTCTGGCCGAACCCGTGACCATCACGAAAAATGGCCGCGAAAGGCTGGTGCTGTTGTCAGTCGACGAATATCAGCGCTTAAAGAGGCATCGTGACGATGCTAGTGCGAGGCCTGATAACGCTAATCCTCCCGCTTTGGGAAACAGGCTACAATTTTCGGCCAAGTCCCAGGTTCTAACCGAGCCTCTGAAGGAATCGCTATCGCCCTACTTTCATTCCATCAAATCCGCCTTTGTGTACGGCTCAATCGCCAAAGGTACGGACACTGAGCGCAGCGATATCGATTTGATGGTGGTCGGTGACAACCTAAACTTCTCTGAACTTTACTCAGCTGCCCAAAATGCCGAATTGAAATTGGGACGCAAAGTCAGCCCGACTTTTCTGTCGCCGCAGGAGTGGCAACGAAAGGCTTCACAAAAAGGCTCATTCGTTCGTAGGATAAGTACTCTTCCGAAGATTTTCCTCATAGGCTCGGAGAAAGAGTTGCAGGCGTGGGCAAGCAAGAACTCGACAACCTCGTAA